One stretch of Leadbetterella byssophila DSM 17132 DNA includes these proteins:
- a CDS encoding Crp/Fnr family transcriptional regulator, translating to MSEIFKKHIEKFTKISDEEFEEILKYFDEKQIAKKENLLEEGQICRYHYFVLEGLLRKFYTNEKGIEQTTEFAIETWWITDNIAYEHKLPTEFYIQAVEKSRILYIFGM from the coding sequence ATGTCCGAAATCTTCAAAAAACATATAGAAAAATTCACAAAAATATCCGATGAAGAATTTGAGGAAATCTTGAAATATTTTGATGAAAAACAAATTGCGAAGAAAGAAAATCTATTGGAAGAAGGACAAATATGCCGTTACCACTATTTTGTTTTGGAGGGTTTGCTCCGCAAGTTTTACACAAACGAAAAAGGTATTGAACAAACTACAGAATTTGCTATTGAAACCTGGTGGATTACTGACAATATTGCTTACGAACATAAACTGCCTACAGAGTTTTATATACAAGCTGTAGAAAAATCAAGAATACTCTACATTTTCGGGATGTAA
- a CDS encoding alpha/beta hydrolase yields MKTRLITIGLILVSSIQIFSQNGKPDKKEFVYKTVGGHEIRANIFLPKNDGLHPVLVYFHGGGFIFGNRDQGLEIPLKEKLLANGYAVVSADYRLAPETKLDEMLKDVSDVIKWIKLNGQQKYNIDTSKIAVAGGSAGGYLALSSGFKRDLMPDAIIAISTPTGFSTANVQMGDLTVLNQPGPYDIVKDSVVSYGNYDSRMDLWRFLARNRLALYEIFGFDPSKEPEKLDRYTLTNNVKSNFPPTLIIHAKNDHLVDLQQVNEFYTFLTGKRIKAELHLVENGHSSELIKQNPEVIEKIIEFLKIQMP; encoded by the coding sequence ATGAAAACAAGATTAATAACAATCGGATTGATATTAGTTTCTTCAATCCAAATTTTTTCACAAAATGGGAAACCTGACAAGAAGGAATTTGTCTACAAAACCGTAGGAGGTCATGAAATTCGAGCAAATATTTTTTTGCCAAAAAATGATGGATTGCATCCAGTTCTCGTTTATTTTCACGGCGGTGGGTTCATTTTTGGAAACAGAGACCAGGGATTAGAGATTCCTCTTAAAGAAAAGCTCCTTGCTAATGGCTATGCAGTTGTATCGGCTGATTACAGGTTAGCCCCGGAAACAAAACTTGATGAAATGCTTAAAGATGTAAGCGATGTTATTAAGTGGATTAAACTAAACGGGCAACAAAAATATAACATTGATACCAGTAAGATTGCAGTTGCCGGAGGTTCAGCAGGTGGGTATTTAGCTCTCTCCTCCGGTTTTAAACGGGATTTAATGCCGGATGCCATTATTGCTATTTCAACACCGACTGGATTTTCAACGGCAAATGTTCAGATGGGAGATTTAACTGTGCTAAACCAACCCGGGCCGTATGACATAGTCAAAGATTCTGTAGTTTCATACGGAAATTATGACAGCAGAATGGATTTATGGAGATTTCTTGCGAGGAACCGATTAGCATTATATGAGATTTTTGGCTTTGACCCTTCAAAAGAACCTGAAAAATTAGATAGGTATACATTGACAAATAATGTAAAATCCAATTTTCCGCCTACTTTGATTATTCATGCTAAAAATGACCATTTGGTAGATTTACAACAGGTAAATGAATTTTATACTTTCTTAACTGGGAAACGAATCAAAGCGGAATTACATCTTGTAGAAAACGGACATAGTAGTGAACTGATAAAGCAGAATCCTGAAGTAATTGAGAAAATAATTGAATTCTTAAAAATACAAATGCCATGA
- a CDS encoding DUF1801 domain-containing protein, whose amino-acid sequence MKDSRPIHPDFQFFLDLKDQEVIELFTDLRDYILELYPDCNELVYHTHALTAVFSISDKLSDAFCMLPIYTNHLNLGFNRGTLLKDPNKLLTGTGNLIRHIDVKKTSNYRNTKVKALIKEAIDFAIKDMDKPTKSIGKTISKIKRK is encoded by the coding sequence ATGAAAGATTCACGACCAATTCATCCAGACTTTCAATTCTTTTTGGACCTAAAAGACCAAGAAGTAATTGAGTTGTTTACCGACTTGAGAGACTATATTTTGGAGTTGTATCCAGACTGCAACGAACTTGTTTATCATACTCACGCCTTGACAGCGGTGTTTTCAATCTCGGACAAGCTATCAGACGCTTTTTGTATGTTACCAATTTACACAAATCACCTAAATTTAGGTTTCAACAGAGGAACACTTTTGAAAGACCCAAATAAACTCTTAACGGGAACAGGAAATTTAATTAGGCACATTGACGTAAAGAAAACAAGCAACTACAGAAACACCAAAGTAAAAGCCTTGATTAAAGAAGCGATTGACTTTGCAATAAAGGATATGGACAAGCCGACTAAATCAATCGGAAAAACTATTTCAAAAATTAAGAGGAAATGA
- a CDS encoding VOC family protein has translation MKNKLTHFAIHIDDIERAKKFYDRVFEWGFNSYGQGDFLQI, from the coding sequence ATGAAAAATAAACTAACACATTTTGCCATTCACATTGACGACATTGAACGGGCAAAAAAATTCTATGACCGTGTTTTTGAATGGGGTTTCAACTCTTACGGACAAGGTGACTTTTTGCAAATATAA
- a CDS encoding helix-turn-helix domain-containing protein, giving the protein MPIIVNLDVMMAKRKMSLNELSEKVELTLSNLSILKTGKAKAIRFRTLEAICEALNCQPGDILEYKNEKDEK; this is encoded by the coding sequence ATGCCAATCATTGTAAACTTAGATGTAATGATGGCAAAGCGTAAAATGTCGTTGAATGAGCTATCAGAAAAAGTTGAGCTAACGCTTTCCAATCTTTCAATTTTAAAGACGGGAAAAGCAAAAGCTATACGCTTTAGAACACTCGAAGCGATTTGCGAAGCGTTGAATTGCCAGCCGGGTGATATTTTAGAATATAAAAACGAAAAAGATGAAAAATAA
- a CDS encoding DUF2975 domain-containing protein, producing the protein MMSKTNNFVFWGLYIVAWLIFVGLSIEAGGLIVNFFFSLYNPEFVQNLYQKLDLSEMYRDSKLVFFGTYSFILSIAILKTILFYIVIRLMHKMDLKKPFSTFVAKQITLLSYFTLFIGLLSLIGRQIVKNLSLHGFVTDNLNEFWVDAQAFILMGAVIYIIATIFKKGVDIQNENDLTV; encoded by the coding sequence ATGATGTCAAAAACAAACAACTTCGTATTCTGGGGCTTATACATTGTGGCATGGCTCATTTTTGTCGGCTTGTCCATTGAAGCAGGAGGCTTAATCGTAAATTTCTTTTTCAGTCTGTATAACCCCGAATTTGTCCAAAACCTTTATCAAAAGCTGGACTTATCTGAAATGTATAGGGACAGCAAGTTGGTTTTCTTTGGAACGTATAGTTTTATACTATCTATTGCCATTTTAAAAACAATTCTGTTTTATATAGTCATAAGGTTAATGCACAAAATGGATTTGAAAAAACCATTCAGCACTTTTGTCGCCAAACAAATTACTTTGCTTAGTTATTTCACCTTATTTATCGGACTGTTAAGTTTGATTGGCAGACAAATAGTCAAGAATTTATCCCTTCACGGTTTTGTAACTGACAACCTCAATGAATTCTGGGTAGATGCACAAGCATTCATTCTTATGGGAGCTGTCATCTACATCATTGCAACCATTTTCAAAAAAGGAGTAGATATTCAAAACGAAAACGATTTAACAGTATAA